Below is a genomic region from Paenibacillus pabuli.
ACGTACCAATAAAATGACGGAGCCCCTCCTGCATTGCAGTTATGTCCAACCTGGCATGATGATGATATTGCTGCCTTCTGTTGAATACATCCGGAAACTGATTCGCATTGATCGTATAGCGGTACGTCTTCGTTTTCGCTGCATAGCGAGAATGAAACTCGAGCGGTACTTCTATCGCGTCAATAACGACAATATCAGAAGGTAATCTAGAATTAAGCGCAATACACCAACGTTCAACCGGGATTTGAGATTCGGTGGAAAAGTTAAAGATCTGCCTGCGAGCATGAACACCCGCGTCGGTTCTACCTGACCCCGTTATCTTTACCGTCTCACCTGTCAATGCACGAATGGCATCTTCGAGATGATCCTGAATGGTATTCCCCCCCGGCTGTACCTGGAAGCCATAATAAGCAGTGCCATCATAAGTTAGCGTCATACACAAGTTGCGCATCATTACCACACCTTTGTTCCATACTATACATACCCTACCCCGAACAGCAAAAGAAGCTCCTTCCGGAGCTTCTATTACAGCACGAATTCCGAAATGAAGTGAAAAAAAGGGTTAATCCAGAATCAACGACTCTGTCCCCTTTCCTCATCTCATCTGTTTTACGCGCGGTCAACCAGTTCCAAGTAAACCATAGGCGCAGCGTCACCACGACGAGGTCCCAGTTTCAGGATACGAGTGTATCCGCCTGGACGCTCAGCGTAACGACCGGACAATTCGCTAAACAGTTTTTGGATTGCATCTTGCTCACCATCGATAGTTTCGCGGCGAACATAAGCTGCCACTTGGCGACGGGCATGAAGATCTCCCTTTTTCGCTTTAGTGATCAGTTTTTCAGCAATAGAGCGAACCTCTTTTGCTTTCGCTTCAGTTGTCTGAATGCGTTCGTATAAGAACAGGTCGGTTACCAGGTCACGGAACAAAGCTTTACGCGCGCTGGAATTACGGCCCAACTTTTGGTATGCCATTGTTTTCCCTCCTTCACTTCAAGCACTCGGCTGTCTATTCTTCTGTACGGAGTCCCAAACCCAATTCTTCAAGCTTCTCTTGAACTTCTTCCAAAGACTTACGTCCGAGGTTACGGACTTTCATCATGTCTTCTTCTGTTTTCGTAGTCAGCTCTTGCACAGTGTTAATACCGGCACGTTTCAGGCAGTTGTAGGAACGAACAGAGAGATCCAGCTCTTCGATCGTCATTTCGAGTACTTTTTCTTTTTTGTCTTCTTCTTTTTCGACCATGATCTCAGCGTCTTTCGCTTCGTCTGTAAGACCCACGAAGAGCATCAAATGCTCGGTCAAAATTTTAGCGCCAAGGCTTACAGCCTCTTCAGGACGAATACTTCCGTCAGTCCAAACTTCCAACGTGAGCTTGTCATAGTTGGTTACTTGGCCAACACGCGTATTTTCCACAGCGTAGTTAACGCGGCTGATCGGGGTGAAGATGGAATCGACTGGGATGACGCCGATCGGCTGGTCATCGCGTTTATTCCGATCTGCCTGGACGTAGCCGCGACCGCGATTGGCAAAAATACGCATGTGAAGTCTCGAACCTGGTCCGAGCGTAGCGATGTGCAGATCCGGGTTAAGGATTTCCACATCGGAATCAGCACGGATATCTCCAGCCGTGATTGCTCCTTCGCCTTCAGCATCAATCTCGAGCACTTTCTCCTCATCAGAATGAATTTTAAGCGACAAAGCTTTCAGGTTAAGAATAATCTCCGTTACATCTTCCATTACGCCAGGAACTGTAGCAAATTCATGCAGAACGCCATCGATTTGAACCGAAGACACTGCCGCACCCGGCAGTGACGAGAGCAAGATTCGGCGAAGCGAGTTTCCAAGCGTCGTTCCATATCCGCGCTCTAGCGGTTCTACTACGAATTTCCCATAGGTGCCATCATCGTTGACGTCTACCGTCTCAATTTTCGGCTTTTCGATTTCAATCACTGCAATACCCCTCCTTCAAAACGTCGGTCCTCTATGAAACATTTACCTTCTCTTGCGAAAACATGTAGTAGTATGCCTAAACAACCATTATTAGCAGATTGTGCTGGATTTATACCACACGCAGGGGCAAATCTCATTAGACACGACGACGTTTTGGAGGACGGCATCCGTTATGTGGGACTGGAGTTACGTCTTTGATCAGGTTAACTTCCAGACCTGCAGCTTGCAAAGAGCGAATCGCTGCTTCACGGCCTGCGCCTGGTCCTTTAACCATAACCTCAACGGCTTTCATCCCATGTTCCATTGCAGCTTTGGCAGCAGTCTCAGCAGCCATTTGTGCAGCAAACGGAGTCGATTTACGGGAACCTCTGAATCCGAGGCCGCCGGAGCTTGCC
It encodes:
- the rplQ gene encoding 50S ribosomal protein L17, which produces MAYQKLGRNSSARKALFRDLVTDLFLYERIQTTEAKAKEVRSIAEKLITKAKKGDLHARRQVAAYVRRETIDGEQDAIQKLFSELSGRYAERPGGYTRILKLGPRRGDAAPMVYLELVDRA
- a CDS encoding DNA-directed RNA polymerase subunit alpha, translated to MIEIEKPKIETVDVNDDGTYGKFVVEPLERGYGTTLGNSLRRILLSSLPGAAVSSVQIDGVLHEFATVPGVMEDVTEIILNLKALSLKIHSDEEKVLEIDAEGEGAITAGDIRADSDVEILNPDLHIATLGPGSRLHMRIFANRGRGYVQADRNKRDDQPIGVIPVDSIFTPISRVNYAVENTRVGQVTNYDKLTLEVWTDGSIRPEEAVSLGAKILTEHLMLFVGLTDEAKDAEIMVEKEEDKKEKVLEMTIEELDLSVRSYNCLKRAGINTVQELTTKTEEDMMKVRNLGRKSLEEVQEKLEELGLGLRTEE
- the rpsK gene encoding 30S ribosomal protein S11; this translates as MAKPKKVVRTKRRDRKNIESGVAHIRSTFNNTIVTITDPHGNAISWASSGGLGFRGSRKSTPFAAQMAAETAAKAAMEHGMKAVEVMVKGPGAGREAAIRSLQAAGLEVNLIKDVTPVPHNGCRPPKRRRV
- the truA gene encoding tRNA pseudouridine(38-40) synthase TruA produces the protein MRNLCMTLTYDGTAYYGFQVQPGGNTIQDHLEDAIRALTGETVKITGSGRTDAGVHARRQIFNFSTESQIPVERWCIALNSRLPSDIVVIDAIEVPLEFHSRYAAKTKTYRYTINANQFPDVFNRRQQYHHHARLDITAMQEGLRHFIGTYDFTSFASRKSQKENHVRSVYDAWIEVDRSMCRDHPRDQGVIHIYVSGNGFLQHMVRIIVGTLLEIGEGKRKASDVPNMIAACNRSAAGPTAVSCGLMLWDLEYIKD